From one Amaranthus tricolor cultivar Red isolate AtriRed21 chromosome 17, ASM2621246v1, whole genome shotgun sequence genomic stretch:
- the LOC130804823 gene encoding uncharacterized protein LOC130804823 — translation MIRVHHQTTNLCHSSSVLTIPCNFLGKISPQYYSLVKKHWGKVRKSRAVCLASSSQNSSYNVERKRKVVEHLCLLKAKEDLSDEQEKDMLDYLYTTQYHMAGIVAISLGRTSDQNPQNYSHGVFMRFQRKEDLAKFYDNHMYLRVLKEHVTPYCKEMLCVDFESDVEDDILAIFRKGEEFHYGVELMLLIKLHENALNGPAEDALASLANLASEFPSLIVQSTQGSNFNSESKEYTHAIVIRFRSVEAQKIFLESSEYKHIWETTLLPMSQKTLSFHFLVDPVGTDLM, via the exons ATGATTAGGGTTCATCACCAAACTACCAACCTCTGCCATTCCTCCTCTGTTCTGACTATACCATGTAATTTTCTTGGTAAAATCTCTCCTCAATATTACA GTCTCGTAAAGAAGCATTGGGGTAAAGTGAGAAAAAGTAGAGCTGTATGTTTGGCTTCTTCATCGCAGAATTCAAGTTACAATGTCGAAAGAAAAAG GAAAGTTGTGGAACATTTATGCTTACTAAAAGCTAAAGAAGATTTGTCGGATGAGCAAGAGAAGGACATGTTGGATTACCTTTATACAACCCAGTATCACATGGCTGGCATAGTTGCAATATCTTTAG GACGGACCTCAGATCAAAATCCTCAAAATTACAGCCACGGTGTATTCATGCGTTTCCAAAGAAAGGAAGACCTTGCAAAATTTTATGACAATCATATGTATTTGCGTGTCCTTAAGGAGCATGTTACACCTTACTGTAAA GAAATGCTGTGTGTGGATTTTGAATCTGATGTAGAAGACGATATTCTTGCCATATTTCGGAAAGGAGAG GAGTTTCACTACGGAGTGGAGCTCATGCTTCTGATTAAGTTGCATGAGAACGCCTTAAATGGACCAGCAGAAGATGCATTAGCTTCTCTTGCAAACTTGGCCTCTGAATTTCCATCCTTGATTGTTCAGTCCACTCAAG GTAGCAATTTTAACTCTGAGAGCAAGGAGTACACTCACGCTATAGTGATTAGATTCCGCTCAG TTGAAGCTCAAAAGATCTTCTTGGAAAGTTCAGAGTACAAACAT ATATGGGAAACGACATTGTTGCCAATGAGCCAGAAAACGCTTTCATTCCATTTTCTCGTCGACCCAGTTGGCACTGATCTCATGTAG